The Rudaeicoccus suwonensis sequence CAAGCGATGGTGCGCTGTGGGCAACCTGTCGGGAACCGATGCGGGGTCTGACAGGGAGGCGTACGCTTCCTCGGGCACGGCAGTACGCCAACAGGTACCGGTTGCTTGGAGGAATTCATGGCCCGTCAGAGCGTGCAGGTTGTTCGGGCCAGGCCCGAGGACGAAAGCAGCTTCGCGCAGTTGTGGACGGCGTCGCGGGCGGCCACCGGACTCAGCGCCAAGCATGCGGAGAAGTCGGTGCGTGACGGTCGGCTCGGCTGCGCGCTGCGTCGAGCGGACGTGCGCGTCTACCTGGCCACCTCCGACGGTGAGGCCGTCGGCTACGTCATGTGCATGCAAGGACCGGTCGGCGCCCTGAGCGATGAGCTCGCCGTCTGGATCGACCTGATCTGGGTCGACCCGGCACGACGCGGCGGCGGCGTCGCGCGAGCACTGTTGGGCATGGTCGTGGAGTTCGCCGATCACATCGGCGCGGTCGACATCGTGTCGTGCGTGCCCGCCGGAGAGCGCGAGCTCAACCGCTACTTCGCTCGCCTCGGGTTCTCCTCGGTGGTCACCGAACGCACCACGACACCAGCGGCGCTGCGCCGCCGGCTGGCGGGGGGGCCGGTGTCGATGGCCGCAGAGGCCGTCCGTCGCAGGCGGTCACTGCGTGCTCGGGCGCGTGGTCAGGTCGCCATGGTGCGCGAGATCCAGACGCATTCCACCTCGCCCTTCTGAGCCGGCTCAGCGCGCCTTGGGGGCGCTGTCTCGCAGCAGGCAGGTGATTCGCGCCGTGCACACTCGATTGCCCTCGTCGTCGACGATCGCCACGTCATACGACGCCAGCGTGCGGCCCAGCGACAGCGGAGTTCCGGTGGCAGTCACATAGCCCGATCGGGCACCACGGTGATGCGTCGCGTTGATGTCCAGCCCGACCGCGATGCGCCCGGGGCCGGCGTGCAGCGCCGCGCCCACGGAGCCGACCGACTCGGCGAGCACGACACTGGCCCCTCCGTGCAACAGACCGTAGGGCTGGGTGTTGCCCTCGACCGGCATGCGCGCGACGATCCGCTCCGGGGTCGCCTCCAGGAACTCCACACCCATTCGCTCCGCCAGAGTTCCGCGACCGCCCTCGTTGATCGCGTGCACGGTGGCCGCGTCGTCGGTGCCGTCGACGGGGAGGGCGACATCGGATGCTGCGGACGGGGCGGTGGTGTTGTCGGTCATGCCCCATAGGCTGCCATGCGT is a genomic window containing:
- a CDS encoding GNAT family N-acetyltransferase, with product MARQSVQVVRARPEDESSFAQLWTASRAATGLSAKHAEKSVRDGRLGCALRRADVRVYLATSDGEAVGYVMCMQGPVGALSDELAVWIDLIWVDPARRGGGVARALLGMVVEFADHIGAVDIVSCVPAGERELNRYFARLGFSSVVTERTTTPAALRRRLAGGPVSMAAEAVRRRRSLRARARGQVAMVREIQTHSTSPF
- a CDS encoding PaaI family thioesterase is translated as MGVEFLEATPERIVARMPVEGNTQPYGLLHGGASVVLAESVGSVGAALHAGPGRIAVGLDINATHHRGARSGYVTATGTPLSLGRTLASYDVAIVDDEGNRVCTARITCLLRDSAPKAR